The stretch of DNA AGACCGTCGAGACGGACCTGCTGGCGCCGGTACGGCTGGTCCGGGCGTTCCTCCCCGGCCTGCGCCGCGGCGGATGGGGCCGGCTGGTCTTCGTGGCGTCGGAGGACGCGGTGCAGCCGTACGACGACGAGCTGCCGTACTGCGCCGCCAAAGCCGGCATCCTGGCGCTCGCGAAGGGACTGTCGCGGTCGTACGCCACCGAGGGCCTGCTGGTCAACGCCGTGTCGCCCGCGTTCATCGCCACGCCGATGACCGACGCGATGATGACCAGGCGCGCGGAGCAGACCGGGACCTCCTTCGACGGCGCGATCGCGTCGTTCCTCGACGAGGAGCGTCCGTACCTCGAGCTGAAGCGACGCGGCCAGGTGGACGAGGTGGCGGCGGTCATCGCGTTCCTGTGCAGCGACCGGGCGAGTTTCGTGAACGGTTCGAACTACCGGGTCGACGCCGGGTCGGTCGCCACCATCTGACCGGCCCGGGGCCGTCGCGGCACCGGCACCCCCGGCCACTGGCGGCTCAGCGCGGTGTGGATCGCCTGCGGGAGAACGTTCCGCACCGCCGGAGCAGATGTTTCAGGTCACGGCATCGCCCGGCCCCGCATCGCCCTGCCCCGCATCGCCGGCCGGTGGACCGCTGTGGCAAGCCGCCACACCGGCCGGGACAGGTCATCGCTGAGGCAGGTCACGGCGCCCCGGTCGGATGGCAGCGCCGACGCAGGTCACCGTGCTGCCGGTCACGACACCGGCCGGTCGCCGCACCGACCGACCGCCAGCCCGGTCGCGCAGGTTCCAACGCCGCCGATCACCGCACCGGCACGGGGGCGTCGACGATCAGTGCGCTGATCACCCGCTGCTCGATCGAGCCCGGGTCCTGATAGGCACCGTGGGCGTGGAACAGGTCCAGGAACGGTGACCGGAGATCGAGGAGACCGGGGTCGGCGTCCCCTGGGAGCTGCTGGTGGCGACCGGTCACGATGACCTGCGCACCGAAGTCCGCCTCGTAGGGACTGCCGCCGTGAGCCAGACCGGTGTACTGGATGAAGTCGTTCTCGTGCATGACCGCGAAGACCCGGCCGGGCAGCTCATCCGCGTCGACGCCGTCGAGCGCCAGGTCCGCCACGGACGCCACCTCCAGGCCGGTACCGGCGACGAGGACCAACCGGTCGGCGGCCAGGCTCCGGCCTCCGGACGCCGCCGCGGCGACCACGGAGCTGCCGTAACTGTGGGCGACGACCGTCGCCTGCGCGGGCTTTCCCTGATGCGCGACGCGCAGGCCCTGCTGGAAGGCGACCAGCGCCGGCGCCGCGACATCGGCGTAGGCGTCACGGGTGGCGACGACGACGTCGGACGGTGCCTCGTAGCCCACCCAGGCGATCGCCGCCACGTCCCGGGCGCCGTGCTCGGCGGTGCCCGCCGCCCATGCGTCCACCCGGTCCAGCTCGCCGCCGAGGCTGCCGATGCCGCTGCCCGTCCCGGGCACGTAGGTGGCGACGTGGGCCGCGGAGTCGGGGTCGCCGACGGCGATGACCGCCCGACCCCGGCCGGTCGGATCCACGTCCAGCAGGTACACCTCCTGTGACCGCGGGACGGACAGGGCCAGCCGGACGCTCGCGATGGCGTCCCGCTCGTCCTGCAGCCCCGCGCGAAGGAAGCGGTCGGCGAGAGAGGACTGGTCGAACATCGGCCAGCTGGGGGCACTCACCGCCGCCGGTGGCGGCGCCGCGATCATCACCGCGAGCTCCGCGTCCCGCCGGTCCAAGATCAGCAGGTTGGCCTGGTGCCGCACCGCGGCGGGCAGCCCGTCCGCCGCGCCGACCGACCGCGGGTCGTCGTGCAGCACGGCCTGCTGCTCGGTCCAGCTGCGGCTGCGGAACCACGCCGCCCGCAGCGCCGGACCGCTCTCGGCCGGCGG from Nakamurella deserti encodes:
- a CDS encoding SDR family NAD(P)-dependent oxidoreductase: MDLGIRGRTALISGADSGIGLATARLLHAEGARVVLTDLDEAAVVDAAAGVGGDVLAFGADLTDAAAVERLHERVAGAVGDLDILVQSAGITGAQGLFHEIDDAGWSQTVETDLLAPVRLVRAFLPGLRRGGWGRLVFVASEDAVQPYDDELPYCAAKAGILALAKGLSRSYATEGLLVNAVSPAFIATPMTDAMMTRRAEQTGTSFDGAIASFLDEERPYLELKRRGQVDEVAAVIAFLCSDRASFVNGSNYRVDAGSVATI
- a CDS encoding alpha/beta hydrolase, encoding MTAALVVPVIVPYAESVSALPFPGDDPAALSAAADRLFDTAQHLARLDDTVTDARAALSGAWRGAAAATGEAEIDAVRTALDEGTGRLYRARGALLALADDLTSVRTAVDVARSGWLRAEGEVRALQHAIRMADCATVAPLQEELRLATVRRDVATAAWDDHLRRADAATAECASALTATVGGAPVFRAGRGVVTADLGEALGTDRMSSDDLFRSSLAQETDAEAAWVALGPAAQAFARTTAGTLPPAESGPALRAAWFRSRSWTEQQAVLHDDPRSVGAADGLPAAVRHQANLLILDRRDAELAVMIAAPPPAAVSAPSWPMFDQSSLADRFLRAGLQDERDAIASVRLALSVPRSQEVYLLDVDPTGRGRAVIAVGDPDSAAHVATYVPGTGSGIGSLGGELDRVDAWAAGTAEHGARDVAAIAWVGYEAPSDVVVATRDAYADVAAPALVAFQQGLRVAHQGKPAQATVVAHSYGSSVVAAAASGGRSLAADRLVLVAGTGLEVASVADLALDGVDADELPGRVFAVMHENDFIQYTGLAHGGSPYEADFGAQVIVTGRHQQLPGDADPGLLDLRSPFLDLFHAHGAYQDPGSIEQRVISALIVDAPVPVR